Proteins encoded by one window of Lycium barbarum isolate Lr01 chromosome 11, ASM1917538v2, whole genome shotgun sequence:
- the LOC132618007 gene encoding uncharacterized protein At4g14342 isoform X1 yields MQASDRFNINSQLEHLQAKYVGTGHADLTRFEWAVNIQRDSYASYVGHYPMLAYFAIAENESIGRERYNFMQKMLLPCGLPPEREDD; encoded by the exons ATGCAG GCTAGTGACAGGTTCAATATCAACTCCCAGCTTGAGCACTTACAAGCTAAATATGTGGGAACAGGACATGCCGACTTGACTAGATT TGAGTGGGCGGTAAACATTCAGCGTGACAGCTATGCATCCTATGTTGGCCACTACCCAATGTTGGCGTATTTTGCCATTGCAGAAAATGAATCAATTGGAAGAGAACGCTACAATTTTATGCAG AAAATGCTTTTGCCTTGTGGTCTCCCACCTGAAAGGGAAGATGATTAA